The genomic interval TCGCGCCGTTCCTCGCGTGGTCGGTCATCTACCTCGCGGCGGGCATCCCGCTCGAGCTGATCAAGCAGCCCACGTGGCGGCAGCTGTGGGGGATGTTCCTGCTCGGGACGACCTGGTACCACCTGTACTTCATCCCGATCATCATCGGCATCTACCTGCTCACGCCGCTCGCGGTCCCACTGGTGCGGTGGAAGCCGTGGGCCGCGCTCGTCGCCGCGGTGTGCATCGCGATGGCAGCGGGGCCGCTGCTCGGGCAGGTGAGCCTTCGCCCGCACCCCGAGCTCGAGGGCCTGCTCATGCGCATCGCGCGCTTCCTGCCGTACGCGGCCGCGGGTGCGTGGTACGCGGCCGAACGCGAGCGCGCGTCGACATGGCTGCGACGCGCGTGGCCGTGGGCGCTCGGCGCCGGGCTCGCGCTGCGGGTGGCGCAGGTGTACGAGTGGCTGCCGGTGAAGTGGGCCGGAGGCGGGCGGATCCTCGACGCCGTGCTCGTGAAGTACGAGATCGGCGTGCTGGCGTTCGACGTGACCATCAACATCCTCGCGACCCTCGCGTTGCTCGGCATCGCCGATGCGTCGCTGCGGGCGTTGCCCCGGCTCGCACCGATAGCGACCACCTGGGCGCCGTACGCGTTCGGCCTGTACCTCGCGCACCCGTTCGCGGTTGGCGCGTTCATGTTCGGCGCGCCGGCCATCGGACTGGCGTGGCCGCTGCCGTGGTGGGCGATGGTGTTCGTCGTGTGGCCGGTGGTGTCGGTCGGCGTGCTCATGCTGGTGCGGTGGCTGTCGCGCTGGCCGTGGTTGTGGTGGCTCACGGGCGTGCGGGGACCGTCCCGCGCGCCGAGCGCCGCGCCGCCCGCCGACGTGACGGCCGGGTGACGCCCCGCGCGTCGCTCCTGTGCGCCCGCGCGCCGCTGCGGTACCCTGTCCGTCGCACCCCTGATGTCCGACGACCCGCGAAGGGTACGCTTCCCCCATGCGCTCCATACTCGTCCGCGGCGGCCAGCCGCTCACAGGTGAGGTCCGCGTCGAAGGCGCCAAGAACTCGGCGCTG from Actinomycetota bacterium carries:
- a CDS encoding acyltransferase, producing the protein MARGGGCDVDAPVAQVPAQAGREPVYDVARLTAILCVVLIHALSPLVDGELTRLGHAGAVVLTSRILRFSVPAFAMLTGALLWPRPFGGAKSWGAFFRRRLSAVLAPFLAWSVIYLAAGIPLELIKQPTWRQLWGMFLLGTTWYHLYFIPIIIGIYLLTPLAVPLVRWKPWAALVAAVCIAMAAGPLLGQVSLRPHPELEGLLMRIARFLPYAAAGAWYAAERERASTWLRRAWPWALGAGLALRVAQVYEWLPVKWAGGGRILDAVLVKYEIGVLAFDVTINILATLALLGIADASLRALPRLAPIATTWAPYAFGLYLAHPFAVGAFMFGAPAIGLAWPLPWWAMVFVVWPVVSVGVLMLVRWLSRWPWLWWLTGVRGPSRAPSAAPPADVTAG